A window of Balearica regulorum gibbericeps isolate bBalReg1 chromosome Z, bBalReg1.pri, whole genome shotgun sequence contains these coding sequences:
- the GCNT4 gene encoding beta-1,3-galactosyl-O-glycosyl-glycoprotein beta-1,6-N-acetylglucosaminyltransferase 4 produces MKRRKCAYKCPSRRKILILCVTGWLIALLKLLHVERHFFPSKGIYLVEHFLSTSPYVRNRYSYLRNEFQYEINCSSIYEQDPHEIGKSLEIRRKEIIDLADEDVVAMTSDCHMYRSLRKYHLKPVSPEEESFPIAYSLVVHKDAVMVERLIHSLYSHQNIYCIHYDQKAPKSFKSAMNNLAKCFPNVFIASKLETVDYAHISRLQADFNCLSDLMDSSVPWTYVINLCGQDFPLRSNFELVAELKKLGGGNMLETIKPSSSKRERFTYHYELMKVPYEYMQMPVKTNISKNPPPHNIEVFVGRAYFVLSRAFIQYTLESSLAKDFFEWSRDTYSPDEHFWATLVRVPGVPGEIPRLAQDITDLQSKTRLVKWNYLEDHLYPPCTGTHLRSVCIYGAAELRWLLNYGHWFANKFDSKVDPVLVKCLAEKLAEQQKEWVYLSSDKYFLDLYSMNASL; encoded by the coding sequence atGAAGAGACGCAAGTGTGCCTACAAATGTCCCTCACGAAGGAAGATCCTGATCCTGTGTGTTACAGGGTGGCTGATTGCACTGCTGAAGCTCCTCCATGTCGAAAGACACTTTTTCCCGTCTAAGGGCATTTATTTGGTTGAGCACTTCTTGAGCACTTCTCCTTATGTTAGGAACAGGTATTCCTACCTTAGAAATGAGTTCCAGTATGAAATTAATTGTTCATCCATATATGAGCAAGATCCCCATGAAATTGGCAAGAGCTTAGagataagaagaaaagagataatTGATTTAGCTGATGAAGATGTCGTAGCAATGACAAGTGATTGCCACATGTATCGTTCACTTAGGAAATACCACCTAAAACCTGTTTCTCCAGAGGAGGAGAGTTTTCCAATTGCCTATTCTTTGGTTGTTCATAAAGATGCAGTGATGGTAGAAAGGCTCATACATTCACTATACAGTCATCAAAATATTTACTGCATCCATTATGACCAAAAAGCACCGAAAAGTTTCAAATCTGCTATGAACAATCTAGCTAAATGTTTCCCCaatgttttcattgcatcaAAATTGGAGACAGTGGACTATGCACATATTTCACGGCTGCAAGCAGATTTCAATTGTTTGTCTGATTTGATGGACTCTTCAGTTCCCTGGACGTATGTTATTAATTTGTGTGGCCAAGATTTCCCTTTGAGGTCAAATTTTGAGTTGGTTGCTGAACTGAAGAAACTTGGTGGAGGAAACATGCTGGAAACTATAAAGCCAAGCAGTAGCAAAAGAGAACGATTTACTTATCATTATGAACTTATGAAAGTGCCTTATGAATACATGCAGATGCCTGTAAAAACCAACATTTCCAAGAATCCTCCACCTCATAATATTGAGGTATTTGTAGGCAGGGCCTATTTTGTTTTAAGCCGAGCATTTATTCAATATACCCTTGAAAGCTCTcttgcaaaagatttttttgagtGGTCAAGGGATACGTACTCTCCGGATGAGCATTTCTGGGCCACTCTTGTACGTGTTCCTGGGGTCCCTGGTGAAATTCCAAGGTTGGCGCAGGACATAACAGACCTACAAAGCAAAACTCGTCTGGTGAAATGGAATTATCTTGAAGACCATTTGTATCCTCCCTGCACTGGTACCCACCTTCGCAGTGTCTGCATCTATGGGGCTGCAGAATTAAGATGGCTTCTGAATTATGGGCACTGGTTTGCCAACAAGTTTGACTCCAAAGTAGACCCTGTCCTGGTAAAATGCTTGGCAGAAAAACTGGCAGAACAACAGAAAGAGTGGGTATATTTGTCCTCTGATAAATACTTTCTGGACCTATATTCTATGAATGCCTCGCTGTAG